From a single Eremothecium sinecaudum strain ATCC 58844 chromosome III, complete sequence genomic region:
- the DPH2 gene encoding 2-(3-amino-3-carboxypropyl)histidine synthase (Syntenic homolog of Ashbya gossypii AER097C; Syntenic homolog of Saccharomyces cerevisiae YKL191W (DPH2)), whose product MSEAVLVPPALSTHQEEEEFTYQRVEASLYNRSSYLGPTDNATDNEIKAKLSSYYAVPELIEFFKLHPEYKKITLQFPDHLVLDSSIIAQLLQDALVDKECLTTTDGSDKSTENSSCQCKVATQCEKGSTGKHSRQIWVLADTSYSLCCVDEVAAEHVGADIVVHFGDACLNAVQKLPVVYSFGIPYANLSAIVEQFRLTYPEKDSAVCLMADTPYSYHLRSLFEQLKSKGYVNLLYSDIDESAIYEAATVVGHEVNTSGVKNIASWANRSIYADESAEIESTGDELAADYDLFHITVPQDPRWLFLTTKFKSVTVYDPSNNSIIEGQVPSLMRRYRYMHVARTATTIGILINTLSLRNTTKLMDTLVKLIKDNGKKHYMFVVGKPNVAKLANFETIDVWCILGCSQSGIILDQNNEYYKPIITPYELTLALSPELSWSNNWVADFENVIKNIQAAEQDSPVQETSSQSDLQDESDAPEFDVVTGNLVSNSRPLRNIHHLGLEAPLPAVKGSDSSELVKKFSGSLAIKNTISTSAAQLQSRTWSGLGSDYQDDNYDQSGASLEEGIAGVARGYYHEKPKE is encoded by the coding sequence ATGTCAGAAGCCGTATTGGTGCCCCCGGCGCTTTCGACACatcaagaagaagaagaatttACTTACCAACGTGTAGAGGCATCTCTATATAATAGAAGTTCGTACCTTGGCCCTACGGATAATGCAACGGACAACGAAATAAAGGCAAAGTTAAGCTCATACTATGCGGTGCCCGAATTGATAGAGTTTTTTAAACTGCATCCTGAGTACAAGAAGATTACACTACAATTCCCTGACCATTTAGTGTTAGATTCGAGCATTATCGCCCAACTTCTGCAAGATGCTTTAGTAGATAAGGAATGCTTGACTACGACTGACGGTTCGGATAAATCTACTGAAAATAGTTCTTGCCAGTGTAAAGTAGCGACGCAATGCGAAAAGGGCAGCACAGGAAAGCATTCCAGACAAATTTGGGTGTTGGCTGATACTTCGTACAGTTTATGTTGTGTGGACGAAGTTGCAGCTGAGCATGTCGGAGCAGATATAGTGGTCCACTTTGGCGATGCATGTCTAAACGCTGTGCAAAAGCTTCCGGTAGTCTACTCTTTTGGCATACCCTATGCAAACTTATCTGCTATTGTAGAACAGTTTAGGCTAACCTATCCAGAAAAAGACTCTGCCGTATGTTTAATGGCAGATACACCCTATTCATACCACTTAAGGTCATTGTTTGAGCAGCTCAAAAGTAAAGGGTATGTTAACCTTCTATACTCGGATATTGATGAATCTGCAATCTATGAGGCAGCTACTGTGGTTGGCCATGAAGTTAACACTTCTGGCGTAAAAAATATTGCTTCATGGGCAAACAGAAGCATTTACGCAGATGAATCAGCTGAAATTGAATCAACTGGTGATGAACTAGCAGCTGATTATGACCTTTTCCATATTACAGTTCCTCAGGACCCACGTTGGCTGTTCCTCACTACGAAGTTCAAATCGGTGACCGTTTACGATCCAAGTAATAACAGCATCATAGAAGGACAGGTCCCGTCATTAATGCGGCGTTACCGTTACATGCATGTTGCTAGGACTGCAACCACCATCGGCATCCTAATTAACACTCTGTCGCTGAGAAACACAACGAAACTGATGGATACACTGGTGAAATTAATAAAGGACAATGGGAAAAAGCACTATATGTTCGTTGTCGGGAAACCTAATGTTGCCAAGCTTGCAAATTTTGAGACAATCGACGTTTGGTGCATTCTAGGTTGCAGCCAGAGCGGCATAATCCTAGATCAAAACAACGAATACTATAAGCCCATCATAACGCCATATGAACTCACACTCGCTCTGTCACCAGAGCTATCTTGGAGTAATAACTGGGTTGCTGATTTTGAGAACGTTATTAAGAATATACAGGCAGCCGAGCAAGACTCACCTGTTCAAGAGACTAGTTCTCAGTCTGATCTTCAAGATGAAAGTGATGCCCCAGAATTTGACGTAGTTACAGGAAATCTCGTCAGCAATTCCAGACCACTGAGAAATATCCACCACCTTGGTCTAGAAGCCCCATTGCCAGCCGTGAAGGGCAGCGACTCATCTGAATTGGTAAAGAAGTTTTCTGGTTCATTGGCTATAAAAAATACTATATCTACCTCAGCGGCACAACTACAGTCACGTACTTGGTCAGGATTAGGAAGTGATTACCAAGATGACAACTATGATCAGAGTGGCGCTAGTTTAGAGGAAGGAATTGCCGGTGTTGCTAGAGGTTATTATCACGAAAAGCCTAAAGAGTGA
- a CDS encoding CinA family protein (Syntenic homolog of Ashbya gossypii AER101W; Syntenic homolog of Ashbya gossypii NOHBY515; No homolog in Saccharomyces cerevisiae; Syntenic homolog of Saccharomyces kluyveri SAKL0G16588g) — translation MPFEFPPSDVQPLVQEIAEILISRNETIAVSEAACGGLMSSFLVSVPGALRWFHGGTLVYSLNSRLKLSGWSEEDIKSYTGPSPKVALRSARNLRFELGATYALSETGFASRSKDLTNDYGEQDVGTVYIGLTGPNGDQVITFHTGIEERCENMRIFATKGLEFLLKVLKEAENSTTDNESDE, via the coding sequence ATGCCGTTTGAGTTCCCTCCATCAGATGTGCAACCATTAGTCCAGGAGATTGCTGAAATCCTGATCTCAAGAAATGAAACAATTGCGGTCAGTGAGGCTGCTTGTGGAGGTCTTATGTCTAGTTTTTTGGTTTCTGTTCCGGGCGCATTACGCTGGTTCCACGGCGGGACTCTGGTATACAGCTTAAACTCGCGCCTGAAGCTTAGTGGATGGtctgaagaagatataAAATCATATACAGGACCTAGTCCTAAAGTTGCTCTTCGTTCAGCTCGAAACTTGAGGTTCGAACTAGGTGCAACATATGCGTTGTCAGAAACCGGCTTTGCCTCCAGATCCAAGGATTTAACAAACGACTACGGCGAGCAGGATGTTGGTACCGTGTACATTGGTCTTACTGGACCTAACGGCGATCAAGTGATCACATTCCACACCGGTATTGAGGAAAGATGTGAAAATATGAGGATTTTTGCAACTAAGGGTCTCGAATTTCTATTAAAAGTTCTAAAAGAAGCTGAAAATAGCACTACAGACAATGAATCAGACGAATAG
- the DCK1 gene encoding guanine nucleotide exchange factor DCK1 (Syntenic homolog of Ashbya gossypii AER102W; Syntenic homolog of Saccharomyces cerevisiae YLR422W), which translates to MASTSIMSEKVKRFEWQPTERFIHGIVTKPFLPLDRHPQLSVMDSHFRNIYTGDNIYIFEQTADSKWCRAYLLVQPLPEDFTANINYLSESLPTEEIRIVVCPTKFVYQLDELVPEFSFLKLPGTDRVNAKSDNESISRMHELLRNINSEQSKEAEKFLCVKPKRPPFPEFKLHDKSLIDEIVAMQSQLCSHIFAAYAVGEFELFEWLKTAYYQLDDIRCKLFFNISTTEESQRLINDAIGLTSGISRFLSGKDQVHRFRDSRSVNADPSGYNCILLRDSKTGKLPSYEEVSPHEFAVETMILAVSPNFMRTNSKAFRVSMDQNHVLDHVEPAQVLIDFTEVVGAPEYKEKFENLSVYIYLRTAKRRLTEPFVVQVNSANIVSLDSISAALFNNIPSTEIKKSKIYLIVELVETFNVEETSHPTSSVPSLSGENVDYIRHGVVAGAADISRIFSRDRNVKEIGSSFHYRVNLYRSYFKAKRSTSPPGSNEFAPSGPLPSSKNSRASNNGWGGLVDRIIDDSDQGVAIHQDVQSITVNVKEFRRNDLLASSDQLLSNSAIKLVPPCFYDPITAPLERIYLTVGNVKLSNSLEGQDIQTITIVLSSSNKKVSFWNGFNQEQPNSWQFVDVKPGEAVGETVRIEGVFDMESNETLKLSAFCGTLIAKAKFYIKKGNQILEYEKRSTFQLMSANNEPLIDVELRTEYVGKAYNIVRPLYDLIAQPKGVIPTWSNSLNEEMEDPISAKIQAINNVDIHQLVQYFDLVLIKLLEYNYAIFVEQGENTSMNMKEKAFFFLLQFLYRLIIRQETHKHLIHKFFEKFTAQDSSLPPLGTALIDALAHQFVKAQQECTQVFRAACRTYVLTIMLALKSSRESDVRIKASLMRLMDSILTFFGVTDDSALLDQTTVLNDFDVFIGEITGYFTPEDLIGYYSKLISACLDREKAFELGVRVSTSKERKFIRTNFLLMRRVLESHKLGEYIFSADNEDKQTFVFLNQLIEYSAKPILNQPHFDLTSIRLANNIFVTVFENAKNPILQRNLIRLIPTLCRVFLLMCTHSRGTDQFKPLRKFSCLFPTRYPFPDVTTDSTINGELVIEVLIELATILSSATKLVENRYGQKASYIKIIEDCTNDNVFNSMCYVTRFTREDILVAIYTTKVMMRGQFYPSEKWLTLNAMFIRSSLTLLVMFKDIMINYNIPPSSSSVEFDSELWSEYFTILLMLANHKVSDITVLSELPRKAVYLIAGDVRTRVAEIIEPCWEALITAKGTDSCDLNGLEQSTVYPMVLMRQNTLLISEMVRFTFQRHAEARRVGAWLLWTLCIHIWKTHGSLTIAGEHIITALYNDYQSGKTVPTAHGIKSFFTTMLHTIQDDEMVNIMLEFVSTTCSMMSVLATMQDLPNGEEFDDLRTANQLTIFEYLMRANKPESFHTLIHDLFLSYVKKKDYVQAALSLELLASTYEWNPNITLPECKKPPFPQQSAFERKEYLLKEAARNFKKGLKLEKALSIYKDLAEVYEKINYDLSKLSFVHGQISNLYTDLQNIDRLVPSYFKISFVGNGFPDSLNGKVFIYEGFPFEHITSIFNRLRKLYLGTQLINSQEKLESMLLKPPQGRWLHVSSVEPQFEISQEYSTNDKKGTASSKIRGYIENRDLRRFSSSRRLPGATSVLDLWVKEVVYETASTFPTLLKRSEVCNVIERNLSPIENAIRSLHLKLQDLAGLENMCYKILSENGNTHDLFNELARALAGTIDAPVNGGITEYREFFNVDEEQVSKSQLATLRSLFDELAILLNRCLGFYKKLCPQSMEQSYEALCDQFEVNYSSEISANKILTRNYDDLAARLTAMNASQHSLSSVLNGSQTLLSDSEQYPSPDRYGDERFASPDPYSTSDGYSGLKDKSPLNSLYGSKSSTLQPF; encoded by the coding sequence ATGGCATCTACAAGTATTATGAGTGAAAAGGTAAAAAGGTTTGAATGGCAGCCAACTGAGAGGTTTATTCATGGTATAGTAACTAAACCCTTCCTACCGTTGGACAGACATCCTCAATTATCAGTTATGGATAGTCATTTTCGAAATATCTATACCGGGGATAACATCTATATCTTCGAACAAACTGCTGATAGTAAGTGGTGTAGGGCTTATTTGTTGGTGCAGCCGCTACCTGAAGATTTTACTGCCAATATAAACTATTTGTCTGAGTCCCTACCGACAGAGGAGATCCGTATTGTTGTTTGTCCGACGAAGTTTGTATACCAATTAGATGAATTGGTCCCTGAATTTAGCTTTTTGAAGTTACCAGGTACAGATAGGGTGAATGCGAAGAGTGACAATGAGAGTATCTCGAGAATGCATGAGTTGCTTCGCAATATAAATTCCGAGCAGAGTAAAGAGGCTGAGAAGTTTCTATGCGTGAAGCCGAAGAGACCTCCATTCCCGGAGTTCAAATTGCATGATAAGAGCCTAATTGACGAGATCGTTGCAATGCAATCGCAACTTTGCAGTCATATTTTTGCTGCGTATGCTGTTGGTGAATTCGAGCTCTTTGAGTGGCTGAAAACAGCCTATTACCAACTTGACGATATACGATGCAAACTGTTTTTCAACATATCAACAACAGAAGAATCACAAAGGTTGATCAATGATGCCATTGGTTTAACTTCCGGTATATCGAGGTTTCTATCTGGAAAAGATCAGGTACATCGATTTCGCGATAGTCGTTCTGTTAATGCTGACCCTTCGGGCTATAACTGCATTTTGTTACGAGACAGTAAAACTGGTAAGCTCCCATCATATGAAGAAGTGTCGCCTCATGAATTTGCCGTTGAAACTATGATACTCGCTGTATCACCGAATTTTATGCGCACAAATTCAAAGGCCTTTCGAGTTTCTATGGATCAGAATCATGTTCTTGATCATGTTGAGCCAGCTCAGGTATTAATTGACTTTACAGAAGTCGTGGGAGCACCGGAATACAAAGAAAAGTTTGAAAACCTGTCAGTATATATTTACTTACGAACTGCGAAGAGGAGATTAACCGAACCTTTTGTAGTTCAAGTAAATTCCGCTAACATTGTATCGTTGGATAGCATATCCGCTGCTTTATTTAATAACATTCCATCCACAGAAATCAAGAAGTCCAAGATTTACTTAATTGTTGAATTAGTCGAAACGTTCAATGTCGAAGAAACCTCGCATCCGACTTCAAGCGTTCCTTCCTTATCAGGGGAAAATGTTGATTATATACGTCACGGGGTTGTTGCTGGCGCAGCCGATATCTCAAGGATATTTTCAAGAGATAGAAACGTAAAAGAAATTGGATCATCGTTCCACTATCGCGTGAATCTATATCGATCGTATTTCAAGGCTAAACGCTCAACCAGCCCCCCGGGTAGTAATGAATTTGCTCCGAGCGGACCCTTACCATCCAGTAAAAATTCACGTGCTTCGAACAATGGTTGGGGTGGATTGGTTGATCGCATTATAGATGATTCGGACCAAGGCGTGGCTATCCACCAGGACGTGCAATCGATAACTGTTAATGTAAAGGAATTTCGTAGAAACGATTTGTTGGCGAGCAGTGATCAATTATTATCTAATTCAGCGATTAAGTTGGTTCCACCATGCTTTTATGATCCTATTACTGCCCCATTAGAGAGGATATATTTGACTGTTGGTAACGTCAAGCTTTCAAATAGTTTAGAAGGTCAAGATATTCAAACAATCACAATTGTGCTAAGCTCGTCGAATAAAAAGGTATCTTTTTGGAATGGGTTTAATCAGGAACAACCTAATAGCTGGCAGTTTGTTGATGTGAAACCTGGTGAGGCGGTTGGAGAAACTGTCCGAATTGAAGGGGTATTTGACATGGAGAGTAATGAGACATTAAAGCTGTCAGCGTTTTGCGGGACGTTGATTGCAAAGGCCAAGTTTTATATTAAAAAAGGAAACCAAATATTAGAATACGAGAAACGGTCAACGTTTCAATTGATGTCTGCTAACAACGAGCCGTTAATTGATGTTGAGCTTCGGACTGAATACGTGGGAAAAGCCTACAATATTGTACGCCCACTGTATGACCTTATAGCTCAGCCCAAAGGAGTTATTCCAACATGGTCAAACTCTCTTAATGAAGAGATGGAGGATCCTATATCTGCGAAAATCCAGGCCATCAATAATGTGGATATACATCAACTTGTCCAGTATTTTGATTTGGTATTAATAAAACTCTTGGAATACAATTATGCTATATTTGTGGAACAGGGCGAGAATACTTCAATGAATATGAAAGAAAAAGCGTTCTTTTTCTTGCTACAATTCTTGTATAGGCTCATAATTCGACAAGAAACCCACAAGCATTTAATACACAAATTCTTTGAGAAGTTCACCGCTCAGGACTCGTCGTTACCGCCGCTTGGAACTGCATTAATTGACGCTTTAGCCCATCAATTTGTCAAAGCTCAACAAGAATGCACCCAAGTTTTTAGAGCAGCTTGCCGTACTTATGTTCTAACGATTATGTTGGCTTTAAAATCCTCACGTGAGAGCGACGTTAGGATTAAAGCTTCATTAATGAGATTAATGGATTCTATATTAACCTTTTTTGGGGTCACTGACGATTCTGCCCTTCTAGACCAGACAACAGTATTAAACGATTTCGATGTTTTCATAGGAGAGATAACGGGATATTTTACTCCCGAAGATCTCATTGGTTACTATTCAAAACTCATTAGTGCTTGTCTCGACAGAGAAAAAGCTTTTGAGTTAGGTGTACGTGTATCAACTTCGAAAGAGCGCAAATTTATCAGAACGAATTTCCTACTTATGAGGCGCGTACTGGAAAGTCACAAGTTAGGCGAGTACATTTTTTCTGCCGATAatgaagacaaacagaCGTTTGTGTTCTTAAATCAGCTCATTGAATACAGTGCAAAACCGATTTTAAACCAACCGCATTTCGATCTTACATCTATACGGTTGGCGAATAACATTTTCGTTACGGTCTTTGAAAATGCTAAAAACCCAATCCTACAGAGAAATCTTATAAGGTTAATACCAACTTTGTGCAGGGTGTTTCTTTTGATGTGCACGCATTCCAGGGGTACAGATCAATTTAAGCCACTTCGAAAGTTTTCATGTCTATTTCCTACTCGGTATCCTTTCCCTGATGTAACTACCGATTCCACTATAAATGGTGAACTCGTAATCGAAGTGTTAATTGAATTGGCTACTATACTGTCCTCCGCTACAAAGTTAGTGGAAAATCGTTACGGACAGAAAGCTTCTTACattaaaattattgaagATTGCACAAATGATAATGTATTCAATTCTATGTGCTATGTTACTAGATTTACACGTGAAGATATATTAGTTGCCATCTATACAACCAAGGTCATGATGAGGGGACAGTTTTATCCTTCAGAGAAGTGGTTAACTCTAAACGCTATGTTCATCAGAAGTTCGCTCACACTATTAGTTATGTTCAAGGACATAATGATCAACTATAACATTCCTCCGTCGAGTTCTTCAGTGGAGTTTGATTCTGAACTTTGGTCAGAATATTTCACTATACTTTTGATGCTAGCGAACCATAAGGTGTCGGATATAACAGTGTTATCAGAACTTCCACGGAAAGCCGTTTATCTCATAGCAGGAGATGTAAGAACAAGAGTTGCCGAAATCATAGAACCGTGTTGGGAAGCTTTAATCACCGCTAAAGGCACTGACTCATGCGATCTAAATGGTCTCGAACAATCCACTGTTTACCCAATGGTACTCATGCGGCAAAATACTCTTCTCATATCTGAAATGGTAAGATTTACTTTCCAAAGACATGCAGAAGCAAGACGGGTTGGTGCATGGCTTTTATGGACATTGTGTATTCATATCTGGAAAACCCACGGATCACTCACTATAGCTGGCGAGCATATCATTACAGCGTTATACAATGACTACCAATCTGGAAAGACTGTTCCCACTGCCCATGGTATAAAGAGTTTTTTTACCACAATGCTGCATACTATTCAAGATGACGAGATGGTCAATATTATGTTAGAATTTGTTTCTACAACTTGTTCGATGATGAGTGTTTTGGCGACTATGCAAGATTTGCCAAATGGTGAGGAATTTGATGACTTGCGTACAGCTAATCAATTGACCATTTTTGAGTATTTGATGAGAGCAAATAAACCTGAGTCCTTCCATACTTTGATCCATGACCTTTTCTTGTCCTACGTAAAGAAAAAAGACTATGTTCAAGCCGCTCTTTCATTAGAGCTTCTGGCTTCTACTTATGAATGGAATCCTAATATTACTTTACCGGAATGTAAAAAACCACCATTTCCACAGCAGTCCGCGTTTGAAAGGAAAGAATACCTGCTAAAGGAAGCTGCTCGCAATTTCAAAAAAGGATTGAAATTAGAGAAGGCTTTATCAATTTACAAAGACTTGGCAGAAGTCTACGAAAAGATCAATTACGATCTGAGTAAACTCTCATTTGTCCACGGGCAAATTTCTAACCTGTATACTGATCTCCAAAACATTGATAGACTAGTTCCATCATATTTCAAAATATCCTTTGTTGGTAACGGTTTTCCAGATTCCTTGAATGGTAAGGTGTTTATTTATGAAGGTTTCCCGTTCGAACATATCACGTCAATTTTCAATCGTTTGAGAAAACTTTACTTGGGTACCCAATTAATCAACTCCCAGGAGAAACTGGAAAGTATGCTCTTAAAACCGCCTCAAGGTAGGTGGCTACATGTTTCTAGCGTTGAGCCGCAGTTTGAAATCTCTCAAGAATACTCAACTAATGACAAAAAGGGCACCGCCAGTAGTAAAATTAGAGGCTATATTGAAAACAGAGACCTTAGAAGATTTAGTTCCTCTAGAAGATTACCAGGAGCGACGTCTGTTTTGGACCTTTGGGTCAAAGAAGTAGTATACGAAACAGCATCCACTTTTCCAACGTTGTTAAAACGATCTGAGGTGTGTAATGTCATTGAACGGAACCTGTCCCCCATAGAGAATGCCATTCGTTCTCTTCATTTGAAATTGCAAGACCTGGCTGGTCTCGAAAATATGTGCTACAAAATCCTAAGCGAGAATGGTAACACGCATGACCTTTTTAATGAATTGGCAAGGGCATTGGCGGGCACAATTGACGCTCCAGTGAATGGAGGTATTACAGAATACAGGGAATTCTTTAACGTAGACGAAGAACAGGTTTCAAAGTCACAGCTTGCTACTTTGAGATCTTTGTTCGATGAACTAGCCATCTTATTGAACAGGTGCCTAGGATTTTACAAAAAACTCTGTCCACAGTCAATGGAGCAGTCGTATGAAGCTTTATGCGATCAATTCGAAGTAAACTACAGTTCCGAAATCAGCGCCAACAAGATATTAACTAGAAACTATGATGATCTAGCTGCCCGTCTCACGGCTATGAACGCATCCCAGCATTCTCTCAGTAGTGTTTTGAATGGAAGCCAAACTCTTCTTTCAGATTCTGAACAATACCCCAGTCCAGATAGATATGGTGATGAGCGGTTCGCTTCTCCTGATCCATACAGTACCTCAGATGGCTACTCTGGCTTAAAAGACAAGTCACCTCTCAACAGCCTTTATGGCTCAAAGAGCTCTACACTTCAGCCGTTCTAG
- the URA4 gene encoding dihydroorotase (Syntenic homolog of Ashbya gossypii AER098W; Syntenic homolog of Saccharomyces cerevisiae YLR420W (URA4)), which translates to MTEFELGITCDMHVHVRDSSMCELVTPTIREGGISVAYIMPNLQPPITTLSRVIEYKNKLEKLSPQTSFLMTFYLSKELTPELIHEAAKAKAIHGVKCYPAGVTTNSSSGVDPNDFTPYYDIFQAMQEEGIVLNLHGEKPNRNIDGEDIHVLNAEESFLPALKKIHEAFPKLKIVLEHCTTRAAVDAVLEINKGIEHAKDVRVAATITAHHLSLTVDDWAGNPINFCKPVAKLPSDRRALVEAAISGAPYFFFGSDSAPHPLQNKAKHVGVCAGVFSQSLAIPYLAEVFEANNALDKLRAFVSEYPLQFYNINKDLLKCQDKAVIYKKRQQVPETITDGKDIVIAPFKSGEFLNWSVKWIQ; encoded by the coding sequence ATGACCGAGTTTGAATTAGGTATTACATGTGACATGCATGTGCATGTCAGAGACTCTTCCATGTGTGAGTTAGTCACTCCAACAATTAGAGAGGGTGGTATTTCAGTTGCATACATTATGCCTAACTTACAACCGCCAATTACTACACTATCGAGAGTCATCGAATACAAGAATAAATTGGAAAAATTATCTCCGCAAACTTCTTTTTTAATGACATTCTACCTATCGAAGGAATTGACTCCTGAGTTAATCCATGAAGCAGCAAAAGCTAAAGCCATCCACGGTGTAAAATGCTATCCTGCTGGAGTTACCACGAATTCATCTTCTGGAGTCGATCCAAATGACTTTACACCCTATTATGATATTTTCCAAGCTATGCAAGAAGAGGGCATAGTGCTCAATTTGCATGGAGAAAAGCCAAACAGGAATATCGATGGCGAAGACATTCATGTACTGAATGCAGAAGAGTCCTTTTTACCTGCATTGAAGAAAATCCACGAAGCTTTCCCGAAATTGAAGATTGTATTGGAGCACTGTACTACTAGGGCTGCTGTTGATGCAGTTTTAGAGATTAACAAAGGCATTGAACATGCTAAAGATGTTAGAGTAGCAGCAACTATTACTGCCCATCACTTAAGTCTAACCGTGGACGACTGGGCGGGAAACCCAATTAACTTCTGCAAACCAGTTGCCAAGTTGCCAAGTGATCGTAGGGCACTTGTTGAGGCGGCTATTAGCGGGGCCCCATATTTTTTCTTTGGTTCAGACTCCGCTCCACATCCGTTACAAAACAAGGCCAAGCATGTTGGCGTTTGTGCCGGTGTTTTCTCCCAGTCTCTGGCAATTCCCTACCTGGCTGAAGTATTTGAAGCAAATAATGCCTTGGACAAACTGCGTGCTTTTGTCAGCGAATATCCGCTGCAGTTTTACAATATCAATAAAGATCTATTAAAATGCCAAGACAAAGCCGTGATCTACAAAAAACGCCAACAAGTTCCAGAAACCATCACAGATGGCAAAGACATTGTAATTGCGCCTTTCAAGTCAGGTGAATTCCTGAACTGGAGCGTCAAATGGatacaataa
- the RPN13 gene encoding proteasome regulatory particle lid subunit RPN13 (Syntenic homolog of Ashbya gossypii AER100C; Syntenic homolog of Saccharomyces cerevisiae YLR421C (RPN13)) produces MISPITFRAGTCEYDEESKTCTPNAMKGEVTIKPSDETAGFYDFIWKATETTASGTPEPIELILIPGETKWLHVKSCKTGRVACLLFSSGEKYFFWMQEKHKKDEPLGDLNSKDEKLFKSIEDILRFEEEDDVDDDDSGDIPMEDAQEEPDQPNAQPIGHIADFLTKDLITSYVQSLDEDSPALAALCDFLPVEFGKGKAELLECLRGPFFSQAVDTLSRNLNEDYGGITIAQALGYQYKGEGVGAFLASVREQGGKEKRQGSENQEEK; encoded by the exons ATGATCTCTCCCATTACTTTCAGAGCTGGAACGTGTGAATATGATGAGGAGTCCAAAACATGTACTCCGAATGCTATGAAGGGCGAAGTTACAATAAAACCATCAGACGAAACGGCGGGGTTTTATGACTTCATTTGGAAAGCAACTGAAACTACGGCATCGGGGACCCCTGAACCCATTGAATTAATCTTGATCCCTGGTGAAACAAAATGGTTGCATGTGAAATCCTGTAAGACCGGTAGAGTGGCATGTTTACTGTTCTCTTCAGGTGAGAAGTACTTCTTCTGGATGCAAGAAAAACATAAGAAGGATGAGCCTCTGGGGGACTTGAATTCCAAGGACGAAAAGCTTTTCAAGTCGATAGAAGATATATTACGTTTTGAGGAGGAAGATGATGTGGATGATGACGATAGCGGTGACATTCCGATGGAAGATGCGCAAGAGGAGCCCGACCAACCGAATGCACAACC AATTGGACACATTGCTGATTTTTTAACGAAAGATCTGATTACTAGTTATGTTCAATCATTAGACGAGGATTCCCCTGCTCTTGCTGCGCTATGTGATTTCCTGCCAGTTGAATTTGGAAAAGGAAAGGCGGAACTTCTAGAATGCCTTCGCGGTCCATTCTTTTCGCAGGCGGTTGACACTCTGAGCCGTAACTTGAACGAAGATTATGGTGGCATTACTATAGCACAAGCGCTAGGTTACCAATACAAGGGCGAGGGTGTAGGAGCATTCTTGGCTAGTGTGAGAGAGCAGGGAGGGAAGGAGAAGAGACAGGGATCTGAGAACCAGGAAGAAAAATAA